A part of Oncorhynchus gorbuscha isolate QuinsamMale2020 ecotype Even-year linkage group LG09, OgorEven_v1.0, whole genome shotgun sequence genomic DNA contains:
- the LOC124043736 gene encoding membrane progestin receptor alpha-like, translating into MATVVMEQIGRLFINAQPLRQIPQLLESAFPTLPCTVKAHDVPWVFREPHIIGGYRQPDHSWRYYFFTLFQRHNEALNVWTHLLAAFIILVKCQELSETVDFLRDPHAQPLFIVLLSAFTYLSFSALAHLLNAKSELSHYTFYFLDYVGVAIYQYGSALAHFYYAIEESWHARVRGIFLPTAAFLAWFSCFGCCYGKYASPRLPKFAHKLFQVVPSGLAYCLDISPVLHRIYSCHQQEGGCSNQAVAYHRYQVLFFLVSAYFFACPHPECWLPGRCDFIGQGHQIFHVFLVLCTLVQIEATRIDYIERRPLYERLHDNLAHDTVALFVFTACCSALTAFYVRKRVQAQMLEKVE; encoded by the coding sequence ATGGCGACTGTGGTGATGGAGCAGATTGGTCGCCTGTTCATCAATGCTCAACCGTTGCGTCAGATTCCTCAGCTGCTCGAGTCGGCCTTCCCTACTCTGCCCTGCACCGTGAAGGCCCATGACGTGCCCTGGGTGTTCCGCGAGCCTCACATCATTGGAGGCTACAGGCAGCCGGACCACAGCTGGCGCTACTACTTCTTCACCCTCTTCCAGAGGCACAACGAGGCACTCAACGTTTGGACCCACCTGCTGGCCGCCTTCATCATCCTGGTCAAGTGCCAAGAGCTGTCCGAGACAGTGGATTTCCTCCGTGACCCCCATGCCCAGCCCCTGTTTATCGTCCTCCTCTCAGCCTTCACCTACTTGTCGTTCAGTGCCCTGGCCCACCTGCTCAACGCCAAGTCCGAGCTCTCCCACTACACCTTCTACTTCCTGGACTATGTGGGCGTGGCCATCTACCAGTATGGCAGCGCCCTTGCCCACTTTTACTACGCCATCGAGGAGAGCTGGCACGCCCGGGTGCGAGGGATCTTCCTGCCCACCGCAGCGTTCCTGGCCTGGTTCTCGTGCTTCGGCTGCTGCTACGGCAAGTATGCCAGCCCGAGGCTACCCAAGTTTGCCCACAAGCTGTTCCAGGTGGTTCCCTCAGGCCTGGCCTACTGCCTGGACATCAGCCCAGTGCTGCACCGCATCTACAGCTGCCACCAGCAGGAGGGGGGCTGCTCCAACCAGGCCGTGGCTTACCACCGCTACCAGGTACTCTTTTTCCTGGTGAGTGCCTACTTCTTTGCCTGTCCCCACCCAGAGTGCTGGCTGCCCGGGCGATGTGACTTCATTGGCCAAGGCCACCAGATCTTCCACGTGTTCCTGGTGCTGTGCACCCTGGTGCAGATCGAGGCGACACGCATAGACTACATTGAGCGGAGGCCCCTCTACGAGCGTCTCCATGACAACCTGGCCCACGACACAGTGGCGCTCTTCGTCTTTACAGCATGTTGCAGCGCTCTCACTGCCTTCTACGTGCGGAAACGTGTGCAGGCGCAAATGCTTGAGAAAGTGGAGTAG